The proteins below are encoded in one region of Engystomops pustulosus chromosome 8, aEngPut4.maternal, whole genome shotgun sequence:
- the MPG gene encoding DNA-3-methyladenine glycosylase isoform X2, with amino-acid sequence MQSMCTRMPTKRRRVQVPGEGETDKKKVSGIQREKDVVSSKYFPSMNTRLLSDFYNKPCINLAKSFLGQILVRRLPDGTELRGRIVETESYLGGEDEASHSRGGEGAAVLLRSLEPIEGLDAMRNFRNVKRNIQKPLKDKELCNGPSKLCQAFAIEKTFDRQDLADDQSTWLEAGPEVQEEDIVSCARIGISNAGEWTRKPLRFYIKNNMFVSVRDKMAETSGST; translated from the exons ATGCAGTCCATGTGTACAAG AATGCCTACCAAACGAAGACGAGTACAAGTACCGGGTGAAGGAGAGACTGATAAAAAGAAAGTATCTGGAATTCAGAGAGAAAAAGATGTCGTCTCCAGCAAGTACTTCCCAAGCATGAATACACGCCTATTATCTGACTTCTACAATAAACCTTGCATTAACTTGGCAAAATCTTTTTTAGGACAG ATTTTGGTCCGTAGGCTCCCAGATGGGACGGAGCTTCGTGGGAGGATTGTAGAAACTGAATCTTACTTAGGAGGGGAAGACGAAGCCTCACATTCCAGAGGAG GAGAAGGAGCTGCTGTCCTTTTGCGCTCCCTGGAGCCAATTGAAGGTCTCGACGCAATGAGAAACTTCAGAAATGTCAAAAGAAACATTCAGAAGCCACTTAAGGATAAAGAACTTTGTAATGGACCCTCAAAACTTTGCCAGGCTTTTGCTATTGAAAAGACTTTTGACCGACAAGACCTTGCAGATGACCAGAGCACATGGTTAGAAGCCGGGCCTGAGGTGCAGGAGGAGGACATTGTATCATGTGCACGGATAGGGATCAGTAATGCTGGAGAATGGACTCGGAAGCCTCTGCGCTTTTATATTAAAAACAACATGTTTGTCAGTGTACGGGACAAAATGGCAGAGACTAGCGGAAGTACATAA
- the MPG gene encoding DNA-3-methyladenine glycosylase isoform X1 produces MQSMCTRMPTKRRRVQVPGEGETDKKKVSGIQREKDVVSSKYFPSMNTRLLSDFYNKPCINLAKSFLGQILVRRLPDGTELRGRIVETESYLGGEDEASHSRGGKRTERNVAMYMKPGTIYVYQIYGMYFCMNVSSQGEGAAVLLRSLEPIEGLDAMRNFRNVKRNIQKPLKDKELCNGPSKLCQAFAIEKTFDRQDLADDQSTWLEAGPEVQEEDIVSCARIGISNAGEWTRKPLRFYIKNNMFVSVRDKMAETSGST; encoded by the exons ATGCAGTCCATGTGTACAAG AATGCCTACCAAACGAAGACGAGTACAAGTACCGGGTGAAGGAGAGACTGATAAAAAGAAAGTATCTGGAATTCAGAGAGAAAAAGATGTCGTCTCCAGCAAGTACTTCCCAAGCATGAATACACGCCTATTATCTGACTTCTACAATAAACCTTGCATTAACTTGGCAAAATCTTTTTTAGGACAG ATTTTGGTCCGTAGGCTCCCAGATGGGACGGAGCTTCGTGGGAGGATTGTAGAAACTGAATCTTACTTAGGAGGGGAAGACGAAGCCTCACATTCCAGAGGAGGTAAAAGAACAGAAAGAAATGTAGCAATGTACATGAAGCCTGGGACCATTTACGTCTATCAGATTTACGGCATGTATTTCTGTATGAACGTTTCCAGTCAGG GAGAAGGAGCTGCTGTCCTTTTGCGCTCCCTGGAGCCAATTGAAGGTCTCGACGCAATGAGAAACTTCAGAAATGTCAAAAGAAACATTCAGAAGCCACTTAAGGATAAAGAACTTTGTAATGGACCCTCAAAACTTTGCCAGGCTTTTGCTATTGAAAAGACTTTTGACCGACAAGACCTTGCAGATGACCAGAGCACATGGTTAGAAGCCGGGCCTGAGGTGCAGGAGGAGGACATTGTATCATGTGCACGGATAGGGATCAGTAATGCTGGAGAATGGACTCGGAAGCCTCTGCGCTTTTATATTAAAAACAACATGTTTGTCAGTGTACGGGACAAAATGGCAGAGACTAGCGGAAGTACATAA